The Tenacibaculum jejuense genome includes a window with the following:
- a CDS encoding GNAT family N-acetyltransferase — protein sequence MEFLVKSFNELSLMELYSLLQLRSEVFVVEQDCVYQDIDGKDEKALHVLGVKNNEIIAYTRLFKPSDYFEEASIGRVIVKQSERKYGYGHDLMKFSIDTVINKFSTNTIKIGAQTYLQKFYESHGFQQVGDGYIEDGIPHIHMIKN from the coding sequence ATGGAATTTTTAGTAAAATCTTTTAATGAGCTCTCTTTAATGGAGCTTTATAGCTTATTACAATTACGTTCAGAAGTATTTGTTGTTGAACAAGATTGTGTGTATCAAGATATCGATGGTAAAGATGAAAAAGCTTTACATGTTTTAGGTGTTAAGAATAATGAAATTATAGCGTATACGCGTTTATTTAAACCATCTGATTATTTTGAAGAAGCTAGTATAGGTAGAGTTATTGTAAAACAATCGGAACGTAAATATGGTTACGGTCACGATTTAATGAAATTCTCTATTGATACTGTTATTAACAAGTTTTCTACAAATACTATTAAAATAGGTGCACAAACCTATTTACAGAAGTTTTACGAATCTCACGGTTTTCAACAAGTTGGTGATGGTTACATTGAAGATGGAATTCCTCATATTCATATGATAAAAAACTAA